The Actinomycetota bacterium genome includes the window GAAGGAGCATCGTGACCGAGAGCGAAGCCACTCCGCAGACAACTTCCCAGCCACCATCGCTGGCACGCCGCCGCTGGCCAACGTTGGTCGGGCTCGGCTTTGCCGCCCTGGTCGCCTTCGACCTAGTGAGCGGGGTCGAGCTGGCCCCGGTCCTGGCCGCCTCGGCCGCGGTCTATCTAGGGGCGGCGGCCCTGGGGCGACCGCGCGCGGCCTGGCCGCTGTTCTTCGCCACTGTCGTCGTCATCACTGCCGCCCGGCTGGCTGACGACCGCTTGGAGCCGACCTGGGTCGTTCTCGGCGGCGCGGTCGCCCTGGGTATCTACGGCCTGCTGCGCGGGGCCGCCCGCCCCGGCTACGGGCTGCCGCTGCAGACCCTGGCCCTGCTCGGCTTCGGCGCCGCCGCCGGCGCCGCCCTGGTGGTCAACCCGGAGCTCGGCGCCTACCTGGTGGCGGCCGGCCTCCTCGGCCACGCCGCCTGGGACGCCTACCACCACCGCGTCAACCGGGTGGTCGTCCGCTCCATGGCCGAGTTCTGCCTCGTACTGGACACCGCGCTGGCGGTGGCGATCGTGCTCGTGACGGTGCTGCAGTGAGCAAGGACTGCGGTCCAACCAGAAGCTCAGGATGCCGTCTCCTCCGGTGCGGACTTGCCGCGGGTCGGCGCTTCCAGCAGCTGTTTGAGCCGTCGCAGGTCGGCGCTGGTCTGCTGCCGCAGCAGCCAGGCCACCAGCGGCTCCAGCGGCCGCAACGGGCCCAGCAGATGACCCTCGACCACCTCGGTGAAGCGGGAAGTACCCGGGCCGGTCGCCTCGACTAGACGGGAGCCTTGGAGTTGCTTCTGGCGGTCGTGGGCGCGCCACTGGAGCAGGCGCCCGGCCTCGACCTGATCGATGGTGGCGTCGGTGCGAAAGGTCATGCCCAGCAGCCGCAGCCGCTCATGGGTGGTGACGCCGACCCGAACCGGTCCGGGCACCGATGGGCGCATCTGGCTGACCCCCGTGCGCCAGCCCATGTCATTGCCGTAGTCGGCCACGTACGCCCAGACCTGGCTGGCCGGCCGGCTGATCTCCACGCTCGCTACCACCCGCATCAGAGGCCCTCCCCGGTCGGCTTCCATCCCATGGCGACAGCCTGCAGTATCGAATGGCTCGGGGCAGCGGCGTCGAGCACGCCGTCGGCGGTAAGCCTCCCAGCAGGTCAGCTCCCTTGGCCGCTTGCCTTCTTGCTTCGCCGTAGCTCGGTGCAGGGTGCTCCATCCACGCGGAACCTCAGCAGACGGCGGTACGTGGTGTGAACCGGTCGAAGCGTTGTCCGCACCAGTCACCGCCCGCATCCGACCCTCCAGGGCCGACAGCTGGCGATGAGCGATTGGGCTACGGCGCGATAGACTCTGCCGTTATGCGACTGGCCCGTCCTGGCCTGATCGGCGCCGTCCTGCTGGTGGCGCTGCACGCGTTCCTGTTCGCGAGCGGCGACGGCCACCACGGCAACCCCGTCCCGGGCAGTTCGATTGCGGAGGGCTCGGTCCAGCACGATGGCGCGGGTACGGCGCTGTGGACCTCCGTCCAGGCCCACGACGTGGCGGACGACTGCATGCCAGCCATCGTTGGACTGGGTGCTTTGCTGCTCCGGCTGACCGGTAGGCGGCCTGGTCGTCCGGCCATGGAGGTGTTGCGGTCGGCCGCTCCGGTTGTGGCTCCACCCACGCCACCCCCGATTGTATTGGGCATCTCCCGAACCTGAGATGATGAGCGAAGGCCAGCTGGCCTGGCTGGCCAGACTGGATGGCCGCGAGTTCGACCTGGGCTTCACGACCAGCATGAAGAGCCATCACCTGGGTGCCATCAAGATGGCCAGCTCGATCCTCCAGGAGGGCCGGTCGCCTGAGGCGCGGATGCTGGCTACCCAGATCCTGACCGCGCAGCAAGACGAGGTCGACCAGCTGACCCGATGGCATGACGCCCGGTCATGAGCAGCTCAACCACCGCGACGACGTCGCCCCAGGTCATGCGCATGTGCGCTCCGAACCTGGCACCGGGGTCCTCTAAGGCGAACGAGGAGAAGCAACATGGCAACTCATGAGCACCATGCCAGCCACGGAGGAGCCGAGCACCGTCCCGCGGCCGATCAGCCGTCGCCCGATGAGCACCGCCAACACGCCGAGCCGGACGAGCACGGCGGGCCCGGCGGCCACGGAGGGCATGGGGGCCATGGGGACCACGCGGCCCAGTTCCGGGACCGGTTCTGGCTCAGCCTGGCCCTGACCATCCCGGTGGTCATCTACTCCGAGATGGTCCAGGAGTGGCTGAACTTCACCCCGCCGCAGTTCCCCGGCTCCGGCTGGGTGGCGCCGGTGCTGGGCACGATCGTCTTCCTCTACGGTGGCCGGCCGTTCCTGGAGGGCGGCCTGGCCGAGCTGCGCAGCCGCCAGCCGGGCATGATGCTGCTCATCTCCATGGCCATCCTGGTCGCCTTCGGCGCCAGTGTCGCCACCGTCTTCGGCCTCGTGGACCTGGAGTTCTGGTGGGAGCTGGCCCTGCTGATCGTGATCATGCTGCTCGGCCACTGGCTGGAGATGCGGGCCCTGGGCCAGGCCTCCAGCGCCCTGGACGCCCTGGCGGCGCTGCTGCCGGACGAGGCCGACCTGGTCACCGGCGAGGGGACCAGGACGGTGCCGATCAGCGAGCTGACGGTCGGCGACCTGGTGCTGGTCCGCCCGGGCGGGCGGGTCCCGGCTGACGGTGTCGTCGTGGACGGGGCGGCCGAGCTGGACGAGTCGATGATCACCGGCGAATCCCGCCCGGTGCCCAAGGAGCCGGGCAGCCGGGTGGTGGCCGGCACGGTGGTCACCGACAGCGCACTCCGCGTCCGGGTCGAGGCGGTGGGGGAGCAGACGGCCCTGGCCGGCATCCGCCGGCTGGTCGAGCAGGCCCAGACCTCCCGCTCCCGGGCCCAGGCCCTGGCCGACCGGGCGGCCGCGCTGTTGTTCTACTTCGCCGTCGGGGTCGGTGTGGTCACCTTCGTGGTCTGGCTGGTGCTGGGTGAGCCTGACCAGGCGATCGAGCGCACGGTGACGGTGCTGGTGATCGCCTGCCCCCACGCCCTAGGGCTGGCCATCCCGCTGGTGATCGCCATCTCGACGGCATTGGCGGCCCGGTCAGGGATCCTGGTCAAGGACCGCCTGGCGGTGGAGCGGATGCGCACCATCGATGGGGTGCTGTTCGACAAGACCGGCACCCTGACCAAGGGGGAGCACCAGCTCAGCGGGGTGGCCGCGGTCGACGGCGACACCGATGGGCTGCTGCGGCTGGCGGCTGCGGTGGAGGCCGACAGCGAGCACCCGCTGGCCCGGGCGATCGTGGCCGCCGCCCAGGCCCGCGCCGCTGGCGACCTGCCTGCGGCCGGTGGGTTCCAGTCCATGACGGGCCGTGGCGTCCAGGCCCGCGTCGAGGGGGCCACCGTCGCCGTGGGGGGGCCGGCGCTGCTGCGCCAACTGGGGCTGGCCGAGCCGGAGGTGCTGGCCGAGCAGGTCGGCGTGTGGAAGCAGCGCGGCGCCACCGTCTTGTTCGTGGTTCACGAGAACAAGGTCGTCGGTGCGCTCTCGCTGGAGGACGCGGTCCGGCCCGAGTCCCGCCAGGCCATCGAGGAGCTGCACCGACTCGGCAAGCGGGTGGTGATGATCACCGGCGACGCCCGCCAGGTCGCCGAGGCGGTCGCCGCCGAGCTCGGCGTGGACGAGGTCTTCGCCGAGGTCCTGCCCGAGGACAAGGATCAGGCCGTGGCCGACCTCCAGCGCCGGGGCCTGAAGGTGGCCATGGTCGGCGACGGGGTCAATGACGCCCCCGCCCTGGCCCGGGCGGACGTGGGCATCGCCATCGGCGCCGGCACCGACGTGGCCATCGAGTCGGCCGGGGTCGTGCTCGCCTCCGACGACCCTCGCGGGGTCGTCGGAGTGATCCGCCTGTCACAGGCCAGCTACCGCAAGATGCTCCAGAACCTGGGCTGGGCCACCGGCTACAACATACTGGCCGTGCCGGTCGCGGCCGGGGTGCTGGCCTGGGCGGGCGTCACCCTGGCCCCGGCCGTGGGGGCGGTCCTGATGAGCCTGTCCACCATCGTGGTCGCCCTCAACGCCCAATTGCTACGTCGCGTCGATCTGCGCCCCAACCAGGCATAGGTCCACGGGTCGGGCGGGTTGCGACGGCAGCCGCTAGCTTCAGCGACGATGGCTGGGAGGTCAGGAGACGCGTGGCGAGGTCATGGTTGAAGTCCCCGGCGGCCAGCCGTTCGCCGAACTCGTCGCCGCCATGACCAGCCCCGCCACCCGCCGGGCCGGATCGTCCTTGCGGGAGCACGTGGTCTTGTGTTAGATGTAACAATCTATTTCACATGCCGACACGGGATTCCGGCGAGGAGCGGTTCCGCATGACTGGCACGAGCCAGGCCCCCGTGGTTGCCGAGTTGATCCGGCGCTCGAATCGTATTGGCTCCGATCGTCGCAACACCAACTACGGCGGTGGGAATACTTCGGCCAAGGCTGTGGTGGAGGACCCCGTCTCCGGTGACGACGTGGAGCTGATGTGGGTCAAAGGATCCGGCGGGGATCTCGGCACACTGTCGGCCGACGGGCTGTCGGCTCTGGTCGTGGATCGGCTCCGAGACCTCAAGGAGGTGTACAGGGGCGAGGAGCAGGAGGACGAGATGCACGAGATGCTCGACTTCTGCCGCTTCGGCAAGGGCGGCGCCCCTCCCAGCATCGACACCTCGATGCACGGGCTGCTCGAGGCGCCGCACGTCGATCATCTCCACCCCGATGCCATCATCGCGCTGGCCGCCGCCGCCGACGGTGAAGAGCTGACCAAGCAATGCTTCGGGGAGGAGGTGGCCTGGGTGCCATGGCGGCGACCCGGGTTCGAGCTCGCGCTGCGGGTCGCGCGCCTCCACGAGTCCCGCTCCGGCCTCAAAGGCGTGGTCCTCGGCGGCCACGGCCTGACCACCTGGGGGCGGACCTCCCCGGAGTGCGAGCGCAACTCCCTTGGCCTGATCCGCCGGGCCGAGGAGTTCATCCGCACCCAGGGCAGGCCGGAGCCGCTGGGAGGCATCCGCCAAGGGTTCGAGCCCCTGCCAGAACGGGAGCGGAAGCGACGCGCAGCGGCCATGGGGCCCGTGCTGCGGGGGCTGGCCTCCTCCGAGCGGCACATGGTCGGCCACTGGATCGACAGCGAGCCGGTGCTGGACTTCCTCGCCAGGGACGCCGCGCCCCGAGTGGTGCCGCTCGGTACCTCCTGTCCGGATCATTTCCTTCGCACCAAAGTGCGCCCACTGCTGCTGGACCTCCCCACCGATGCGCCCCTGGACGACCTGATCGCGCGCCTCCGCGAGCTGCACAGGGAGTACCGGGCCGAATACCTTGCCTACTACCGGCGGCACGCCGACGCCGAGACTCCGCCGATGCGGGGCGCAGACCCCACCATCTTCCTGGTCCCCGGAGTCGGCATGTTCAGCTTCGGCGGCGACAGCCAGACCGCCCGCGTCGCCGGCGAGTTCTACGTGGCCGCGATCAACGCGATCCGCGGAGCCGAGGCCCTGTCGACGTACGCGCCGATCTCCGAGGCCGAGAAGTTCCGCATCGAGTACTGGGTGCTGGAGGAGCGCAAGCTCCAGCGCCGCCCGAGGCCAAAGCCACTCACCGGCAAGGTCGCCCTCGTGACGGGCGCGGGCTCCGGGATCGGGCGGGCCATCGCCATGCGCCTGCGCGAGGAGGGCGCCACCATCACCGTCGCCGATATCGACGTCGAGGCGGCCCGCACCGTCTCCCAGGCGCTGGGGTCAGGCGACGACGCCATCGCCGTCCAGGTC containing:
- a CDS encoding SRPBCC family protein, coding for MRVVASVEISRPASQVWAYVADYGNDMGWRTGVSQMRPSVPGPVRVGVTTHERLRLLGMTFRTDATIDQVEAGRLLQWRAHDRQKQLQGSRLVEATGPGTSRFTEVVEGHLLGPLRPLEPLVAWLLRQQTSADLRRLKQLLEAPTRGKSAPEETAS
- a CDS encoding DUF305 domain-containing protein → MMSEGQLAWLARLDGREFDLGFTTSMKSHHLGAIKMASSILQEGRSPEARMLATQILTAQQDEVDQLTRWHDARS
- a CDS encoding copper-translocating P-type ATPase, translating into MATHEHHASHGGAEHRPAADQPSPDEHRQHAEPDEHGGPGGHGGHGGHGDHAAQFRDRFWLSLALTIPVVIYSEMVQEWLNFTPPQFPGSGWVAPVLGTIVFLYGGRPFLEGGLAELRSRQPGMMLLISMAILVAFGASVATVFGLVDLEFWWELALLIVIMLLGHWLEMRALGQASSALDALAALLPDEADLVTGEGTRTVPISELTVGDLVLVRPGGRVPADGVVVDGAAELDESMITGESRPVPKEPGSRVVAGTVVTDSALRVRVEAVGEQTALAGIRRLVEQAQTSRSRAQALADRAAALLFYFAVGVGVVTFVVWLVLGEPDQAIERTVTVLVIACPHALGLAIPLVIAISTALAARSGILVKDRLAVERMRTIDGVLFDKTGTLTKGEHQLSGVAAVDGDTDGLLRLAAAVEADSEHPLARAIVAAAQARAAGDLPAAGGFQSMTGRGVQARVEGATVAVGGPALLRQLGLAEPEVLAEQVGVWKQRGATVLFVVHENKVVGALSLEDAVRPESRQAIEELHRLGKRVVMITGDARQVAEAVAAELGVDEVFAEVLPEDKDQAVADLQRRGLKVAMVGDGVNDAPALARADVGIAIGAGTDVAIESAGVVLASDDPRGVVGVIRLSQASYRKMLQNLGWATGYNILAVPVAAGVLAWAGVTLAPAVGAVLMSLSTIVVALNAQLLRRVDLRPNQA
- the rhaD gene encoding bifunctional rhamnulose-1-phosphate aldolase/short-chain dehydrogenase; its protein translation is MTGTSQAPVVAELIRRSNRIGSDRRNTNYGGGNTSAKAVVEDPVSGDDVELMWVKGSGGDLGTLSADGLSALVVDRLRDLKEVYRGEEQEDEMHEMLDFCRFGKGGAPPSIDTSMHGLLEAPHVDHLHPDAIIALAAAADGEELTKQCFGEEVAWVPWRRPGFELALRVARLHESRSGLKGVVLGGHGLTTWGRTSPECERNSLGLIRRAEEFIRTQGRPEPLGGIRQGFEPLPERERKRRAAAMGPVLRGLASSERHMVGHWIDSEPVLDFLARDAAPRVVPLGTSCPDHFLRTKVRPLLLDLPTDAPLDDLIARLRELHREYRAEYLAYYRRHADAETPPMRGADPTIFLVPGVGMFSFGGDSQTARVAGEFYVAAINAIRGAEALSTYAPISEAEKFRIEYWVLEERKLQRRPRPKPLTGKVALVTGAGSGIGRAIAMRLREEGATITVADIDVEAARTVSQALGSGDDAIAVQVDVSDEQAVKASIDEMVARFGGVDIVVNNAGLSISKALLETSVEDWDRQHDVMARGSFLVSKHAARVMIAQQAGGDIIYIASKNAIVAGPSNLAYGSAKASQAHQVRLLAAELGEHGIRVNGINPDAVVQGSGIFAGGWGAERARVYGVAEHELGRFYASRTLLKREVLPEHVANAAFCLISGELTHTTGLIVPVDAGVAAAFLR